The Chthoniobacterales bacterium nucleotide sequence CGACCTGGACTTGCGCGAGGCGGTCGCCGCCTATCTGTGTGATTCCAGGGGCGCCCGCTGCCATGCGGAACAGATCGTCATCGTCGGCGGAATGCAGCAGGCCATGGCGGTGAGCGCCCTGGCTTTGCTCGATCCGGGCGACACCGCGTGGATTGAAGATCCAGGGTTCGTGCAAGCCCGGCGCGTCTTCGGCCTGGTCGGGGCCAGCGTCGTGCCGAGATCGATCGACCGCGAAGGCATCGTGATCGCCCGATCGTCCCGGCTGGCCCCGCCGAAAATGATTTTCGTAACGCCTTCCCACCAATTCCCTCTCGGCGTCACCATGAGCCTCGCGCGGAGGATTGCCCTGATCGATTTCGCCCGCAAGCGCGACGCCTTCATTTTCGAGGACGACTACAACTCCGAGTTTCGCTTTAACGGACCGCCCTTGCCCTGCCTGCAGGGCCTGGACGACGTCGGCCGCGTCATTTATGCCGGCACGATGAGCAAGATTCTCTTTCCCTCCCTGCGCCTCGGCTACCTGGTGGTGCCCGAACCGCTGGTCGATTCGATGATCAAGATTCGCGCCGTGATGGATCAACATTCGTCCGCGATTGACCAGGCCACGCTGGCCCGATTCCTGACCGAGGGATTTTTCCTTAGTCACGTCAAGCGGATGCGAAAACTCTACGGGGAACGGCGGGAATATTTCGTCGAGCAATTCAATAAATATCTCGGCGAACATCTGACGGTGAAGATCCCGGAAGCCGGTTTGCACTTCGTCGCCCGGCTCCGGCGCAAAAGCGATTTCCCTTTCTTTGTTCAGGCGCGGTCTGAGACCGGAATCGTGCCGACGAAAATGTCCTTCTATTGTATCGAGGCGAAGGCCGGCCCGACCTTCCTTTTCGGATTCGCAGCCTGGTCGCCCGCCCAAATTCGCGAAGGGCTCGCGAAACTGGCCCTGGCCTTCGAGCGCCTGAGAAAGGCCGGAGAGTCAGCCGCGAACCCCGATGAATTGGATCCGCGTAGCGAGTAAATGGCTCTATCGGCCGAATAAGAGAACGCGAACAAGAAGGTCTGGGCGAAAGAGCGCCGAAGGTTTTCGCAGCAGGTGCACGACTTCGAAAAAGCAGGTCGAGACAAACCGATCGCGTCCCGTCGCTTTGAGCACGCGTTTCAGATACCAGTTTCGCAGTGCGCCGCCGCGTGGACGCGGGCCCTCCACGTCCGGATGCAGAAAATCGGCTCCCGTCGCGGCGCTCCACGGCCCGTCCGTGATCCTGGCGGCCGCCTTGAAAAACAGGCGCCACAAAGGCTCGCTCCTGACCGTATTTTTTCCCAGGCAATCTCTCAGGGCCAGGGCTTCGAGCGCGCAAACCGACATTCCCTGGCCGTAGATGGGATTGAAGCTGCACAGTGCATCGCCCATGACCAGGAACCCTTCTGGAAAACGCTGGAGCCGATCATATCGCCGCCGCAGATGCGAAGGATATCGATACGGGACCGCGGGAGTCAGCGGTCTTGCCGTTCGCAACCAATCTGACACCGCGGGATTGTCGAGCTGGTGTGCGAATTCCAGAAAGCCCGCGTCATCGATGGGAGGATAGTCTCCCAGACAACCCATAAGCGTGACGACCCATCGGTTGCCTTCCACGCGGAAGATAACCCCCGACTTTGTGCTCACCGGCGCGCGAGCATAAATGGCCAGTGCTTTCCATTCCAGAACGGGCGCCTCGTAAAAACGACTCGCATATCCGATACGGACGGCGACCGAGGTCTCGTCCGGCGGGATGAAACCGGCACTTTCCAGCCATTTTGGCGCCGCACTATTACGACCGCTCGCGTCCACAACCAGATCGGCCTTCACAAGCTCTTCCGCTTCTTCTCCCGTGCTTTCATCCGGCCTTTTGGTGAAGACCCCAGTGACCCGAGATCCATCAGTGCTCATCTCCAGGCCAACAGCCCGGCACCGCTCCAGGATTGTTATGTTCGGAATCCTGAGCAAGCGGACGCGTAAATGTTGCTCGAGAAACGGGCGGGTCTGACAGTGCACCGGCAAAGGCCGCAGCGGCCGTCGCTTCCACACCCCATGCTGGAACCACGAAGCCTCCGCCGTCGAAAAATCCACAGGCACGGCCCCCAGTTCGACCAGCTCTTCAAAAAACCTCGGATACAGCGTCTCAATCGCTCTCGCCCCGCTGAGCAGGAGCAGGTGAATGTGATGGCCCTGGGCCACTCCTTTTCGCGGCTCGGGGCGGGCCGGAAAGGTCTCGCGCTCGAGCACCGTCACCCGCTCGAAGCAATCCGCCAACGCTCGCGCGGTCAGCAGACCAGCCACGCTGCCGCCGATAACTATCGCGTGAGTGCCGGGAGTTCCGTGGGACACCGCAGAAGAAAAGCGCCGTTGCGCCGGCCGATCAAGCTTCTCGATCCCATCCGCTGGAGAATCCTCAATCAGCCAGTGGTGCGAAATACATTAGGGGCGATCGCATTCGCGTGATAAAAGGGCGGCTGCATGTCCGTGCGCCGTGCTCTCCAATCCAAACTCAGCTTCGCTCTAATGCCCTGAGGTGGGAGAATTCGACGTGAACCGGCTCGAAGAAATATTGGGAGCGAAGCGGGAAGAGATCGAACTCTTGCGTCCGCGTCACGACGAGCTGCACAAGGCCGCTTTTCTACGGACTGATTTTCGTGGATTTGGCTCCGCTCTGCAGCAGGGTCCCGGGAAATTGGCGCTGATTGCCGAGATCAAAAAGGCGTCGCCCTCGGCGGGAGTGATTGTCGAGGCGTTCGATCCGCTCGCCATCGCGAAAAACTATGCGCGCGCGGGCGTGGAAGCGATCTCGGTCCTGACCGACGAGAGGTTTTTCCAGGGACATCTTCGCTATCTCAACCTGATTAGGTCGGCGGTCCCGCAACCGCTGCTGCGCAAGGATTTCGTGTTGGACGAAATCCAGATCGTGGAAGCGGCGGCTGCCGGCGCAGATGCAATCCTGCTCATTGTGGCCGCGCTGCGGCAGGAACAACTCAAAGCGCTCCTGGAAGCGGCGGAGCGATATCAGCTCGATGCCCTGGTGGAGGTGCACACTCTGGAGGAAATGGATCGGGCCTTGGAAACCGAGGCACGCATCATCGGGATCAACAACCGTAACCTGGCGACGTTCGAAGTTGATTTGGGAGTAACGGAACGGCTGAGCGAAGAAGTTCCGAAAGAGATCGTGCTGGTCAGCGAGAGCGGGATCAGGACCGCCGAAGATTTGTCGCGGATCAAAGCGTGCGGGGTGGATGCGGTGCTAATTGGGGAAGCGCTGATGCGCGGACAGAGCGGGCTACTCGATGGAGAGAGAAAGAGAGAACGTCCAACGCCCAACGTCCAACGTCCAACGTCGAACTAGGAGGATTTGCCCCAGCTCGACGCAACAAGTTGCTTTAGCGTGCTCCAAATCCCGGCAGGCGGCGCGCCGCCGTTTTTCGCGGATCGGGCCACGAGAACCGGAACGTTCGCGCGATTGACGATCTCGCGGGTCAGATCGCCCATGATGTAATGGCCGAGAGGCCCGCGCGTGGGCGACGAGCCAGTCACGATCAGGTCGTGCCCGCGTTCGCTCACCTCGGCGAAGATCTGGTCGACCACGAACCCGTGGCGGACTCGCACTTCAACGAGGATGCCGAGTTTTTCCAGGCTCTGTTTTTGGGCGAGCAGGTTCCGGCCGAGCTCGGAGCCCGATTCAAGCAGGCGTTCCACGTCTTCCTCGAGCCGGACCATGTCGGCATAAATCGCGGGCGGCTCCGCCATGACGTGCAACAAGGTCACCGACGCGCCCACCGCCGCGGCAAGGTTCCCGGTCAATTCCACGGCAGCGTCGATATATTTTTTGCCGCCGGTGCAAACAATGAAGCTCCTCATTGTCTCGCAAATGCCGGTAGCGAGGAGCACAGGTGTCGGGATCGCCTTGATCACTTCGTAGGTTTTCCCCGACCGCCAATAGGGACCGCTGCTCGTTTTGCGCCGGGCGCCGATGATCGTGATGTGGTACGCCTTTGTGGCGGTTTGCTCCAGCATTTGGCGGATCGGCTCGCCGGCGCGAACAACGATCTCCGGGGAGACGCCAAAACGCCGGAGTTTTTCCGCCTCGCTTTCGAGCGCCTCACGCAACGGCTTTTCGCCCTCGGGCGTCTCGAAAATTCCAAGCAACGTGGTCTCGGACTTGGTCGGCGCGGCGACCAGACCGGCGACGATGACCGGCTTGTCGGCTGGGTCGGTGCCGTCGCTGCAAATCAGGATCCGCATAAGGCTAGAGTTTGTGTCCGGTGAAGAGGGTGTAAATGACGATGGCCGCGCCGATCAGCGGCAGCGGCACGAAAGCGAGCCGGATCTTGGGGCCGGCGAAATACTGGGTTGAGATCGCGCCGATTTGCGCGCCGATGGCGGCCCCGGTGTGCATCACGAGCGCAATCAAAATGTCGACGTTGCCTTTGAGAGCATGGCTGAACGTTCCGTAACTGGCCGAGATAATGATTTCGAAAAGGTCGGTCCCCACGGCCAGATGGGTCGGAATGCCGAGGACGTAAACCAGCATCGGCATGCGGATGTAACCCGCTCCGCCGCCCAGGAAGCCACTGAACAAACCGCCAATGAACGAAACCAAAATGATCACCCAGAGCGAGATCGCTTTCACGCCGGAGGCCGGCAACGAAACCATCGGCCAGATTTTCAGGCGCTGGATCGCTTTTGTCCGATGACTGAAGGAAGACTCGTCCCGCTTCGCCGCCGTCCCCGGTGTCTTGCTCCGTGGACGCCGTTTCTTTTGAAACTGCAGGGTCCGCCAGGCTTCCCAGATCATGAAACTGGAGATGCTCACGTAGATGGCGATAGAGACGATGCTGACGACAAAGTTCACGTTCCCGGCGCGCTTCAACATTTGGATGAGCTGCGCGCCCACCTCGGCGCCGCCCATAGTTCCGACGGCCATTATCAATCCAAGCTTCAGATCGACGTTGCCGAGGGCGCGGTGCCGTTTCGCCGCCACGACCGATTTGCCAACGATGTGCGCGAGATCCGTGCCGACCGCAAAATTCCAATCCAGCCCCACCGCCCGCAACGCGGGACCCGCGATGAAACTGCCCCCCACCCCGAAAAATCCACCGAGGACCCCGATCAGGAACCCAATGGCCGCCAGATAGACCGGGCTTATGTGGGAGTTGGAGATCGGAAAGAACATGGGCCCTTATTCCGAGCGACCGCGAATCAACCGCAGCAACCAGGTCGTGACGCTCTCCAGCAAGACCGCCTGGCCAATGATGAGCACAATGGCGACAGACGCGTAGATCTTCACGTGGTGCAGGTGGAGGTCCTGAAGCCAGCCGGCAAGAAAGTGAAGGACGAGAAGGAAGTAGGCCGTCACAAAAACGGCATAAACCCCGAGTTCGACGAGAAAGGCGCGCAAGGCCTTGGAGGCGTCGGCTTTCATGCAAAAAAACGGCGCGGCATTACCCACACTTCGCTCTTGGGCCTGCCGCTGGTTGCGCCCAATCTGTTTCGAGTCAGATTTCCTTTGCGCCGGGGTAGTTTCTTTCTACGTTCCATTTCGCTTTTAGCGGGAGAAATATGGCAGATGCTGCAAACAAATATCCGGAAAACGTAGCGGGACCTTATTACGTCGACGATCAATGCATCGACTGCGATCTTTGCCGCGAAACCGCCCCTGCTAATTACAAGCGCAACGACGATGGCGGCCACTCCTTCGTTTATAAGCAGCCGGAGAGTCCTGAAGAGGAAGCGCTCTGCAAGGAAGCCATGGAAGGCTGCCCGGTCGAAGCGATCGGAAGCGACGGCGGCTAGACTCGTCCTGTTCGTCCATTTGTCTCATGAGCGCGGCGAGACGACTGGGACCGATCCCCGTCGCACTCAGCATCGCCGGCTCCGACAGCAGCGCCGGCGCGGGAATTCAGGCGGACCTGAAAACCTTTAGCGCATTAGGCGTTTATGGATTGACGGCCGTCACGTGCGTGGTCGCGGAGACGCCGGGGGTCGTCTCAAAGATTGCGCCCCTCAGCCCAGAGATCGTGCGCGAGCAGATCGAGGTGCTGCTCGCGAGCTTTCCGGTCGCGGCAATCAAGACCGGCCTCCTGGTTTCGAGTGAAATTGTGGCGGAGGTCGCTCAGAGGCTGCGCGCACAGGCGGCCAAAACGCCCATTCCGCTCGTGATCGACCCGGTGATGGTGGCAACAAGCGGGGATGCTCTCCTCCGGGATGAAGCGATTGAAGTCTACGAACGCGAGCTTTTCCCGCTGGCCACACTCCTGACGCCGAATCTTGGTGAAGCGGGCCGGCTCCTGGGAAAACCGGTTCGCGATCTGGCGGACATGCGCAAGGCCGTCGAAACGCTGGCGAAGAAATATGGAGCTCCGGTCCTGCTGAAGGGCGGTCATCTCACCGGAGATCAGGCGATCGATCTCCTCTTTGTGAACGGCAACGTGATTGAATTCTCCGCGCGGTTTTCCCGCGGCGTCGCAACCCACGGCACCGGTTGCACCTACTCCGCGGCGATCACGGCAGGTCTCGCCCAGGATTTGCCCCTCGAGGAAGCCGTGCGGCGCGCGAAGGAATTCGTTTCCGCGACGATTGCCGAGCATTACGCGTGGGGAAATATCCACGCGCTCAATCATTCGATCTAGGTCCCGCCCACCACCATCTTCTCCCAGCGGCGTTCCTTCATCGCTTCGACGGCGGCCGCCGTCTCCGCTTGCTTCTTGCTCCGGCCCGTCCCTTCGCCCAGCGCAATTCCCTCCCAGACGGCGCGCACGACAAAAGTCTTGGCGTGTTCCGGCCCACTCTGCGAAAGAAGCTCGTAGGCGGGGCTGCGCGGGGAAATCGATTGGAGCAATTCCTGAAGCTGGCCCTTCGGGTTGATATCGACCGGCTCTTCGACCAGCTGAGCGAAATCCGCGGCTGCCTGTTCCAGAAGGAACCGGCGCACCGTGGCCAGATCGCTGTCGAGATAAATGGCGCCCACCAGGGCTTCGAACGCATCCGCCAGGGTCGAGTTCCGCATCCGGCCGCCGCTTGCTTCTTCGCCCCGGCCCATCATGAGGTACTTCCCGAGGTCAATCGCCGCCGCGTGGACCGTTAACGCTTCGCGCGAAACCAGCCGCGACCGGAGCTTGGTCAATTTGCCTTCCGGTTCGGTCTCGAAATGCCCGTAGAGATGTTCGGTGATGACCAGCTGAAGGACGGCATCGCCGAGGAATTCGAGACGCTGGTTATCAAAATGGTCGCGATGCGTTTCGTGCCGCAAGCTCGGGTGGGTCAGCGCCTCCGCCAGCAGGAGCGGATTGCGAAACTTGTAGCCGATACGTTCTTCCAGCGGGTTCACGCCGCCAAAAGATAGACCCCCGAACGCGGATTTCCAAGGATTCGGACGACGCCGCGGCGGCGTTTCTACCGTTTCTGGAAAATCCCGATGGACGTGATCAAATCCAGGGCCCGTTGCAGAACTGAATCGTGCACGCTGGGCTTTTCCGGATTCTTCCGCTTTTGGGCCGCTTCCATCGCTTCGAGCTCGGGATTCCGGCCGGACATGAGGGCGGCCTCGTTGAGATGCGGACGCGCATTCTCCACCACAAACGGCGTCATCCCTTTCTCGCGGCTGGATTGAAAAATCTCCCGCTTATCCACGGGCGCCAGATCCACCGGGACATCCGGTTTCAACCCGCCCGGGAAAAGTGGCAGCCCTTCAGGCAGGATCGCCTCTCCCACGGCCACGCGGAGAACTTTCCCGCTCGGCAGTTTCAGATCGGAATATTCCACGGCGCGCCCGGCGGTCGTTTGGCCGATAATCAACGCCTTGTCGTAAAGTCGAACCGACCCGGCAACCGCTTCCGCCGCTCCGGCGGTGTCGCCATCCGCCAGGACGATAATCAAACCTTGAAAAAGCGGCTCGCGGTCGGAAGTGAAAGTCTTCTCCTGCCGGGCTGTGGTCCGGCGCAGGGTGAAAAGAGGTTTATCCTTTGGACAAAATCGTTTCGCGAACTCCGCGGCCATCCGAAAGTCGTTGGTCACCGGACTGGCGCGAAAATCGAGCACGGCCGCATCGACTTTTTTGCCGGCGAAAGTCTTCAGGTTTGCGTCCATCGCCTCGAGGTTCGCCTGGTTGAGTGCGCCCAGCCGCAGATACCCAATATGGCCGTCCAGGATTTCCCCGAAAAAGGGGGCTGCCGGCTCCGCGGGCTCGGCTCCGGCGTCGGGGAGCAGAACGACGCCGCGCCCCAGCCGCGCCAGAATTCCTTCAAAAGCGGCGCGGCTTAATTCTGTTTCATTCAACGTCTCGGGTTTGATGTAGTTGCTCTTCAAAAACTGAATCGCTTCCTTGAGGTCGCCGGAATCCATCGAATCGACCAGGGCTCGCGCCGCCGGCGTGGAGGAGGGGGGCGGCGTAGCCGAAGCGGCAGGCGCAGGAGTGGCGGTGGGTTTGGCGGGAGATTGTGCGGACGATTTCGGCACCACGCTCCAAACAAAGAGGAGCAGAAGAAGCAGAAAAGTGGGCCGGAACATCAGTGCTCTGAAATCTTAGCTTTCAACCGCGCTCAGAGCAATGTCGCGCCGGTGATGGCAGCCCTCGAAATGGATTTGCGCCACGGCTTTGTAGGCCTCGGCCCGGGCAGCTGTCACTGTCTCTCCGAGAGCGGTAACCGCCATAACTCGCCCGCCCGCCGTCACCAGGTTCCCATTTTCCCGGCGCGTGCCGGCGTGGAAAATGTGGACGTCTGGAGAGCAGATGGTCTCCAAGCCCGAAATCGGCTTCCCGACTTCGTATTTGCCGGGATATCCCCCTGAGGCCAGCACAACCGTGACCGCGGCGCGCTCATCCCACTCGATCGCCATGCGGTCCAGCTTTCCGTCGATCGTCGCTTCGAGGAGGGCCAGCAAATCCGATTTCAAGCGGGGCAAAATCACCTGCGTCTCCGGGTCGCCGAAACGGCAGTTGAATTCCAGGACTCGCGGGCCATCCGCCGTAATCATCAGGCCCGGGAAAAGTAAGCCGCGAAATGACACGCCGGCTTGCTTCAAACCTGCCAGCAGAGGACGCATCACTTCGCCCTCGAATCGTGTCTGCGATTCGGCGTCAAAATTATCAGCCGGACTGAACGCGCCCATCCCGCCCGTATTTGGGCCAGTATTGCCATCGTAAGCGCGCTTGTGATCGCGCGCCGTGCCAAGCATGCGGTAGTTGTTGCCGTCAACCAGCGCGTGGAGCGAGCACTCTGGGCCGGTGAGACATTCTTCGATCAGGACACGCGTCCCGGCATCGCCAAAGCGTCGTTCGCTCATCATCGCGGTGATGGCCGCGCATCCTTCGTCCGCGTCCCTGGCCACTATCACCCCTTTCCCGAGGGCGAGCCCGTCGGCCTTGATCACGATGGGGAAGCGCGACTCCTTGAGGAATGCAAAAGCGGCTTCCTGCTTCTCGAAAGTCGCAGCACGCGCCGTCGGGATCCGATTTTTGCGCATCAATTCCTTGGCAAAAATTTTCGAGGATTCGAGGCGGGCCGCGGATTTGGTCGGGCCGAAAATTCGAAGACCTCCTGCCTCGAAAACGTCTACGATCCCAGCGGCAAGGCAGTCGTCCGGCCCCACCACCGTCAAATCGATGCGATTGTCTTTGGCGAAACGGGCCAGGGCCGGCAAATCGTGGGCAGGAATGGCAACATTTTCACCCACTTCCGCTGTGCCGGCATTGCCAGGCGCGCAAAAAATCCGAGCGACGCCCGGGGACTGTTTCAATTTCCAGGCGAGCGCATGTTCCCGGCCACCGCCGCCGACCACGAGAATGTTCATAGCGAATGAGCCTGTCGTTTCGGCATAGCGGAACGAAGCGTCCTAGTTAAATCCGCCGAACGCAAGTCCAGCGGGTCTATTGAGCCATACCCTCCTTCTGGTTCGTTACTCTCCGCTTGCGTCTGTCGCGTTCGCTCCTACAAATGCTGGATGAGATCCTCGTCCGCTTCGGTCTTGAAACCGCAATGTCCCTCACGAGTAGTCCTCGACCGGATCGCGGACAAATGGACCGCGCTCATTATCCACGTCCTCGCGAACGGAACCCAGCGCTACGCCGAGTTGCGCAGGGCCATCGGGGGGATTTCCCAAAAGATGCTGACCCAGACGCTCCGCAGCCTGGAACGTGACGGCCTGGTTCTGCGCAAAGTTCATCCGGTCGTTCCGCCGAAGGTTGAGTATTCTCTGACCCGGCTGGGCCGAACCCTGATCGATCCGTTGCACGCGCTCTGCCGATGGTCGGAGCGACATCTTCCCGAGTTGCAAGCGAACCGCGATCGCGCCCAGACCAGTTCGCAAAACGCAGTCGCGAATTAGTCAGCGTTCGCTCTCTTGATGACGAAACGCGTTTTCCTTCTCTCGCCGGCGTATGCGGGCGGGGAACGTGCCCGGATGATCATGAGCGAGCGAGCGCAGTTCGAACTGGCGCGCCGCTTGCGAAGCGAAAAACCTCCAACGCTCGGGGAAGTCTTTGCGTTTCTGAGCGGGCTCTATTTTCGAGGCAAGCTCGCCTATGCGAATGCGTTCGCGCCACCCCGCGCCCGCGGGTCGGCTATTCTCGTGATTACCCCAACCCGGGGTCTTGTCCCGGCGGTGGCACCTATTGGCCTGGCGGACCTCCAGGAGTTCGCCGGCGTGGACATCGACGCGGCCGACCCGCGTTATCGAGAACCGCTCGAGCGCGACGTAAAGCAACTCGCGAAGAAATTATCGCCGAGAGGCGAGGTCGTGCTGCTCGGAAGCGTGGCGACGGGAAAGTATGTCGATGTGCTGCTCGAACATTTCGGGCTCCGGCTTCGGTTCCCGGCTGATTTTGTTGGACGTGGCGACATGAGCCGGGGTGGGTTGCTGCTCCGTTGCGCGGTCGATGGGAACGAACTCCCTTACATCAGTGTTGCGGGCGCCGTGCGAAAAGGAAAGCGTCCGCCGAAGCTCGAGCCGCGAAGATATGGGAAGAAATGACGAATTCCCGAATGACGAATGACGAACTAGTGACGAAGGCAGAACGGGGGATCAGCCATTCGTCATTCACGCATTCACTCGTCATTCGTCATCCGTCATTCGTCATTTGCACTAAATGAAGCCGCCCATCACTCCCATGGAGGCCCGCTCCGTCGACGAAATTCCCACCGGCGACGAATGGCAATACGAGCCGAAGTGGGACGGCTTTCGCTGTATCGCTTTTCGTGATGGCAAAGAAGTTTTCCTCCAATCGAAAGCTGGCCAGCCGCTCGCGCGTTATTTTCCCGACGTCGTCGAAGCGCTCCGTCAGCTGCCGGCAAAGCGCTTCGTAATCGACGGCGAGCTGGCCATTCCAATCGGCGGCGCGCTTTCTTTCGATGAGCTGCAGCTCCGGCTCCATCCCGCGGCCAGCCGCGTCCAAAAACTCGCGGCCGCCCATCCAGCGCTTTTCATCGTGTTCGATCTGCTTGCGGGCACCGACGACAAACCGCTGCTAGCTCAGCCCCTGCGCGAACGGCGAAAGCAGCTCGAGACGTTTGCGCGCCAGAATTTCAAGGCGAAGAGCACGATCCGGCTTTCCCCCGCGACCACCGATTTAAGGAAGGCGAAAAAGTGGTTCGACAAGACAGGTGGCGATCTGGACGGCGTGATCGGAAAATTGATCGACGCGCCCTA carries:
- a CDS encoding PLP-dependent aminotransferase family protein, which encodes MTKSLLPQRRRRSIIDFPLIRLDRAAPEPLHQQLCRQIRQELASGNFGDRASRLPSSRALAADLRVSRETVDLAFAKLHAEGYLQSRIGSGTFVADPLPETFLSVKQPKTPRASERPPRMAERLRQIHDRRGRKELDVGRGGGDKVSLRPGLPAVDEFPIDIWERLRAETLAKKGANLLRYATPHGDLDLREAVAAYLCDSRGARCHAEQIVIVGGMQQAMAVSALALLDPGDTAWIEDPGFVQARRVFGLVGASVVPRSIDREGIVIARSSRLAPPKMIFVTPSHQFPLGVTMSLARRIALIDFARKRDAFIFEDDYNSEFRFNGPPLPCLQGLDDVGRVIYAGTMSKILFPSLRLGYLVVPEPLVDSMIKIRAVMDQHSSAIDQATLARFLTEGFFLSHVKRMRKLYGERREYFVEQFNKYLGEHLTVKIPEAGLHFVARLRRKSDFPFFVQARSETGIVPTKMSFYCIEAKAGPTFLFGFAAWSPAQIREGLAKLALAFERLRKAGESAANPDELDPRSE
- the trpC gene encoding indole-3-glycerol phosphate synthase TrpC; this encodes MGEFDVNRLEEILGAKREEIELLRPRHDELHKAAFLRTDFRGFGSALQQGPGKLALIAEIKKASPSAGVIVEAFDPLAIAKNYARAGVEAISVLTDERFFQGHLRYLNLIRSAVPQPLLRKDFVLDEIQIVEAAAAGADAILLIVAALRQEQLKALLEAAERYQLDALVEVHTLEEMDRALETEARIIGINNRNLATFEVDLGVTERLSEEVPKEIVLVSESGIRTAEDLSRIKACGVDAVLIGEALMRGQSGLLDGERKRERPTPNVQRPTSN
- a CDS encoding universal stress protein; amino-acid sequence: MRILICSDGTDPADKPVIVAGLVAAPTKSETTLLGIFETPEGEKPLREALESEAEKLRRFGVSPEIVVRAGEPIRQMLEQTATKAYHITIIGARRKTSSGPYWRSGKTYEVIKAIPTPVLLATGICETMRSFIVCTGGKKYIDAAVELTGNLAAAVGASVTLLHVMAEPPAIYADMVRLEEDVERLLESGSELGRNLLAQKQSLEKLGILVEVRVRHGFVVDQIFAEVSERGHDLIVTGSSPTRGPLGHYIMGDLTREIVNRANVPVLVARSAKNGGAPPAGIWSTLKQLVASSWGKSS
- a CDS encoding sulfite exporter TauE/SafE family protein, with amino-acid sequence MFFPISNSHISPVYLAAIGFLIGVLGGFFGVGGSFIAGPALRAVGLDWNFAVGTDLAHIVGKSVVAAKRHRALGNVDLKLGLIMAVGTMGGAEVGAQLIQMLKRAGNVNFVVSIVSIAIYVSISSFMIWEAWRTLQFQKKRRPRSKTPGTAAKRDESSFSHRTKAIQRLKIWPMVSLPASGVKAISLWVIILVSFIGGLFSGFLGGGAGYIRMPMLVYVLGIPTHLAVGTDLFEIIISASYGTFSHALKGNVDILIALVMHTGAAIGAQIGAISTQYFAGPKIRLAFVPLPLIGAAIVIYTLFTGHKL
- a CDS encoding ferredoxin, whose product is MADAANKYPENVAGPYYVDDQCIDCDLCRETAPANYKRNDDGGHSFVYKQPESPEEEALCKEAMEGCPVEAIGSDGG
- the thiD gene encoding bifunctional hydroxymethylpyrimidine kinase/phosphomethylpyrimidine kinase, which gives rise to MSAARRLGPIPVALSIAGSDSSAGAGIQADLKTFSALGVYGLTAVTCVVAETPGVVSKIAPLSPEIVREQIEVLLASFPVAAIKTGLLVSSEIVAEVAQRLRAQAAKTPIPLVIDPVMVATSGDALLRDEAIEVYERELFPLATLLTPNLGEAGRLLGKPVRDLADMRKAVETLAKKYGAPVLLKGGHLTGDQAIDLLFVNGNVIEFSARFSRGVATHGTGCTYSAAITAGLAQDLPLEEAVRRAKEFVSATIAEHYAWGNIHALNHSI
- the rnc gene encoding ribonuclease III, coding for MNPLEERIGYKFRNPLLLAEALTHPSLRHETHRDHFDNQRLEFLGDAVLQLVITEHLYGHFETEPEGKLTKLRSRLVSREALTVHAAAIDLGKYLMMGRGEEASGGRMRNSTLADAFEALVGAIYLDSDLATVRRFLLEQAAADFAQLVEEPVDINPKGQLQELLQSISPRSPAYELLSQSGPEHAKTFVVRAVWEGIALGEGTGRSKKQAETAAAVEAMKERRWEKMVVGGT
- a CDS encoding S41 family peptidase — translated: MFRPTFLLLLLLFVWSVVPKSSAQSPAKPTATPAPAASATPPPSSTPAARALVDSMDSGDLKEAIQFLKSNYIKPETLNETELSRAAFEGILARLGRGVVLLPDAGAEPAEPAAPFFGEILDGHIGYLRLGALNQANLEAMDANLKTFAGKKVDAAVLDFRASPVTNDFRMAAEFAKRFCPKDKPLFTLRRTTARQEKTFTSDREPLFQGLIIVLADGDTAGAAEAVAGSVRLYDKALIIGQTTAGRAVEYSDLKLPSGKVLRVAVGEAILPEGLPLFPGGLKPDVPVDLAPVDKREIFQSSREKGMTPFVVENARPHLNEAALMSGRNPELEAMEAAQKRKNPEKPSVHDSVLQRALDLITSIGIFQKR
- the purD gene encoding phosphoribosylamine--glycine ligase codes for the protein MNILVVGGGGREHALAWKLKQSPGVARIFCAPGNAGTAEVGENVAIPAHDLPALARFAKDNRIDLTVVGPDDCLAAGIVDVFEAGGLRIFGPTKSAARLESSKIFAKELMRKNRIPTARAATFEKQEAAFAFLKESRFPIVIKADGLALGKGVIVARDADEGCAAITAMMSERRFGDAGTRVLIEECLTGPECSLHALVDGNNYRMLGTARDHKRAYDGNTGPNTGGMGAFSPADNFDAESQTRFEGEVMRPLLAGLKQAGVSFRGLLFPGLMITADGPRVLEFNCRFGDPETQVILPRLKSDLLALLEATIDGKLDRMAIEWDERAAVTVVLASGGYPGKYEVGKPISGLETICSPDVHIFHAGTRRENGNLVTAGGRVMAVTALGETVTAARAEAYKAVAQIHFEGCHHRRDIALSAVES
- a CDS encoding helix-turn-helix domain-containing protein, with protein sequence MRSSSASVLKPQCPSRVVLDRIADKWTALIIHVLANGTQRYAELRRAIGGISQKMLTQTLRSLERDGLVLRKVHPVVPPKVEYSLTRLGRTLIDPLHALCRWSERHLPELQANRDRAQTSSQNAVAN
- a CDS encoding ATP-dependent DNA ligase, whose amino-acid sequence is MKPPITPMEARSVDEIPTGDEWQYEPKWDGFRCIAFRDGKEVFLQSKAGQPLARYFPDVVEALRQLPAKRFVIDGELAIPIGGALSFDELQLRLHPAASRVQKLAAAHPALFIVFDLLAGTDDKPLLAQPLRERRKQLETFARQNFKAKSTIRLSPATTDLRKAKKWFDKTGGDLDGVIGKLIDAPYASGERTAVVKVKQVRTADCVIGGFRYATGARVIGSLLLGLYDDDGLLHHVGFTSAFKASERKALTKKFEALKKPPGFTGNAPGGPSRWSTERSAEWEPVNPKIVVEVTYDHFTGGRFRHGTKIVRYRPDKAPRQCTMDQVEHREGKSLALL